The Asterias rubens chromosome 1, eAstRub1.3, whole genome shotgun sequence genome segment TGTTATGTTTTCAGTGCTGTTAAAGAGAGCATTTCAGCGGTATTCATGTTATCTTTTCTTGTTTAATATTATCAtcacctatttttaaaatggagTGTACCCAAAACGCGCTAGCAAATTATTGCGCAATACCccttccgcccccccccccccccccctggatgcgcccacacggcttcaaaactttagtgcgtgtataacgggctgttagcgctctagtcaatatagctctatggtttaagCGCGTTCTTTTTAcgttttcaaaagaaaatttatGGGCGTGTTCGCAATGATGGAGTGTTCAGTGTAAAAAGCGCAAGTATTTTCACCATTTTACAATGAAACATTATCCATTTTTAAgataaaaaagataaaaagaaGGATCAAATTTACCGAAAAAATGTACAAGTGACCATAGACCACGATGGCAATTTTGCTAGTCAACATAACCGAGAAAGGGCGAAAGAGATTATGCGATGTGCTGTTGACTTTGCACTGGTTGTGCGCAATGTGCGGGATGTCAATCATCGTGGTGGGACTCTACATCAGAATCCGTATAGCGGCCAAGGTAAGTAAGTTTGTAGCCTGAAATTTTGCAGTATCCTCGTGTACCCTGTATTCACGCACTGAAGACTTGAGATAGAATTTTAGTTTAATTAACAGAACCAAGAACAACTTTgagctttatttttatttgtccgATGTCAAAGCCCACCTGAGAGAAGAATTTCAAGCCCGTAGAACGCCATATAATAAGCACAACGGAGGTCGTCGTATATACGCAAACGACCCCAATTTGTCGGCATACGTTTTGCGTCACATAAATTCACGCACTTGTTTTGAAACGTCAATACGGGGACCCTTTCTATGCCGCCTTTTCTTCTAAGCACTCGGGTCAGTGCGGCAGGGAAACTAGAAGGCCAAAACTACCAGTTATAACTATTTACCCCATCAATTGTCGGGTTTCTACCAGGCTAATTAGCTGAACCCCCATCTTACACCCGGCCCAACCTGTGGTGAAGCCATCAATTTACAAAACTAAGTTATACAACACTaaaatgctgttttttcatagttaattgtattataacaaattatgaataataaatgagCATATTTTTTATCAATAAGGCTTCTGatgtttttggggtgtttttttaaccCACGTGCAAATTACAATAAAATCGTAATTTCTGGAAATTTGCCTATAAGGCGCATGTCCACTTCAATCTTTCACAGTTGTTTGTATCCCCTCTGTTGTCATGTAAAAATCATGTGATCTTGTAATTGAAGTAGTTGTATGGCAGACAACAAACGCTAAGAACTTTCAGGGTGTTTCAAGTGTTTTTATCAACCATTTTAGCTaggcatattttgtgtttgtttagtcTTAAGGTAAGATTTTCTACTAAAATTATAGATTATCTAAAATAGCAACCAGAAAGGCTACGATTTGTCCCATCTTTGCAGGAGATTGAAGATTATGTTGTATAATTTCATGAAATCAAAAAATTATGTCATTgcgttttgtaaacaaaaagttacgCGGCAGGAAAGGTGCCTGCGGGAATATTTGTAACGCGCAGATTTGGGGTATCGGATGACCTGAATTTAGGGAGTCATGTGGTGTATTGGTGTCTTGTCACGCCTTCTATTTCTTGGGGAACTAAGCCTGCGACTGCGAGAGTTTCCCTCACGCTGTATCCCAATGAATGGAAAAACTGCcggaaaaattgtttttttttttgcatctatCGTAATTTTGAGAatatcttttaaaatatctcttaGTTCTGGTAGCATAAAGAAGCTAAGATACTAAACTTTCATAAAATATTCAATAGGATGAAATCTTTCATCATTTAGGCTCGCTAATTTCATTATTGTAAATGTTGCATTTTCCATCAAAATCGGGCTCATTTCCTGTGTAAAATCCTTTTTTTGCACATTGACTCCCAACTTCAACTCATTGTTAGAATAAATAGCGCCACCACACGGCTTAGTTCCAAAAAGTGTAGATTCAGGAAGTCTGTGCCCTTCCAGTAATGTAACAATCATTCTAATTGGTTAAGGATAACACTCGCGTATCTTTCttgaaacaaaaccaaactCCATTCAAATTTGAGCGTTTTTTGGGACCGTGGCTCGGAGTTTTCCCGGCCTCACATCTAAAATCGAACGTTTCTTCTCGCCTATCCATCATGTTATTGGCGCTagttgtgctgttggatgtataataatataacttctttcagtaaaaaaaaaaaccttgaggGACGAGACTTTTGAATGACAATATTTTGTCCTTTTTGAATGAATTATAATAAAGTACACCTTTTCACACACATCAGATGAATCTCGTGGAGGGATACAACGGCAACACTCTGCCTCTTATGCTTATCTTTGTCGGTGCTTGCACCGCAGTCATTGACCTGGCTGGAGGAAAGCTATGTAATAGTGTTGGAGACCTTTCCAGAAGGTATGTTTTCAGAAAGAACATCcttgaagaaaacataaatattttgttgagaacTTCCACATACTGCAACAAGAAATAGGGGATTTGaaatgcttggtggcagcagatttaacAGGTTCAGTGTTGATGTAGTGCTGAGCTAGCTTGCCGAGAATATtttgacccttttcgaaaccacggctttggctttgggttcggctcaggctagcctggctccgcggttgttttgacaatgcgTGTTTTGCGTATAGGCGCTCAGAGCTTCAAGCGCGAGGATGGAGcatgaagccgaatccaaagccgtggtttcgaaaggggCCTTTGATTCACCTCTagtaaagtctgctgccacatagCGTCACAAAAGTGCCCCATTACCTAGATGAGCCCCCTTCTCAGTTTTGATTTACATTCCTGTTCATCTTAgcttttgctttgttttctttccatgTTACTTTCTCTGTCTGCACTGGTCTaggtttcacaaagcactaagattaaTCTAAAGATGAGTTGTTACCATAGCAATAACATTGATCATGCTGGCACCACTACGTCATGCCACAGGTTATTTATTTCATGGTTTTCTCCAATGTGCAATGTTCGATGGGAGTCAAAGTCATACTCATTGATATTCTTGACTGGACTACTCCATATCTGGAGGGGGAGGGGCAGGTCTCAGAGTTGTGTACTTCGGAAAACTCCCACAAGAAAAGGGACATAAACAACAAGCTGGCAACAtgcaatctctctcatacaaacattggtttaacgttgATCattatgaatttaaaaaatcgtgaaattgtgattcagtataGTTATCGACAATGGCccataataaaatataatcaaGGTGAAACCAGTGGTTTTCTTGGTAAGATTCagacccacaaccttgtgagtGCAAATCCTGCAGCCTATTTTTACCAGAAGTGCGGTGACATTTTTCTATCTTCTATACTCCTCTATGAAGACAAGTTCTAAGACGTCTCCTTCTACCCTACCTCCTTCTCCTTGTCTGTTTGAATGTCTGCATCTTCATATCGGCTTGTACATGCTTCGCCAATCGACGTCAACTCCACCACTCCTTTACTGCAGGCCTAGGCAAAGCCATGGACAACTACAAGGTTTGAGAGCTTTGCGCAATTCATACAACCGATTTTAAGGctgtattttgttcatgtttaaggcactggacaccttttgtaatattgtcaaataccagtattctcacttggtttatcccaacaaaCGTATTAAATAAAagaatcgaagttgcaagtgaaTAACGAGGGGATacaccattgttgcataatATGaatgtgtttgctttcagataaaaCGTTCTTTGAGTGacaagttacctctttctaaaaaaaaacacgtttagcttcagagggagccgtttctcacaatgtgttatactatccaaagctctccattactcgttaccgagcaggttttttgtgctaacagagtattttgagtaatcaccaatagtatTCCCaggattttaattttgaaatattcCTTTGTGAAGGATAACAGCACAGCGAAGGCAGAGATCGACCGCTTACAGATTGAGTTCGAGTGTTGTGGAAACAGCGGCTACGAAGATTGGTTCGATTTACAATGGATTTCTAACGAGTTCTTGGACATGGAAAACAGCAACGTACAAAGGTTATTTGGCTTAACTTTGGGTTGGGTGCAGTCAATCTAATAAGAGGACGGGGTATGCGCGGTAATTGCGTGTATTTCTCATTTATAGATCGTTGTTATTAATTATGGCGATGAGAAACTTTTagacggtcctttttcacagtgttGCGCTTGCTCAGACCTGCGTGCGCAGTACTGAGCATGcgtgcgcacgctcagagccACAAAAAGGACAGGTGTCTGCGCGCAGCAGTCTCAAATCGAGAGTTTTTTTgcgacttttgagacgctgcagcgtctcaaaagtctcctaataagcaatttcaaaatttaatcaATGTCACCAAATCGAGACTGGGAGGCAGAATAGTCTGGTCCCCAATTCGTATACATGAGAATGGGAATATTTAATCACTCACACAACTCCTTAGTGAACCTCACTCTCTTACTCAGGGCACCACCACTCCATGATCCCCCAACATGGAACCGGTGTCCTCCCCCCTCCGCAGGAACCGCCCTCCAAATCATTCCAATGCCGATTCATGAAGGAGTGGTCAGTATTAGTACCACAAGCAATCACTCCTTCACAAAGTACCACCAGATGGAGGTAGGTTCACTGAGGGGGAGAGGTGGTTGAATGAGGAGGGACGCTCTCCCCGAGATAGAGGGGTGGTTCCctgagagaggggggggggtctgctCCGTGGGGGACACGTTCCGGGGAGGAGGAAAGTTTACACTCAGAAGAAGCGGTTCCGGCTTGAGAGGAATGGGAAAGGGCGGGTCCCTGAGAGGGAGTGACAATAGGTAATAGGTTCTCTGTAGTATAGAGTAACATCAATGAAATGCGCgatgtttttgttaaaagaGGCTGCATTTAGGCACGTAAAAGACGTTGGTGAACAAATTTTaaggacaccgccaacatagggctagatagctcagttggtagagcgccggcacgttaatccggacgTTGTTGTTTGGAATCCCACTaaagtcaattctttgttcaacccccaaagtCGTGGGAACAAAATCTAaatctttttttcccttctccTTTTTCTCCTCTAGCAAAATTAGCGACGGGAAGTACCTGAACGACGACGTCCCGTACAGTTGCTGCAGTTCTAATTCAGCCCGTCCCTGCATCCACCATCACGTTCATGACAATGAACAACACTTCAAATACGACTACCGCACCGGACTTACTCTCCACAGAAGAGGCTGCAAGACCGCCCTCATGGACTATTTCAATGTCAGGCTGAATCGAATTGGTTTGATGATCATGCTGATATTCCTGATTCAGGTAGGTCGTGGAAGCATGACCGTCTGCAATGAGGCTTGGTTTCAAGATGGTCGATATTACAAACAAGGGGAAGATTTCGGGAAATTCAACATAAGGGAATTTGTAAACTCATAACTGTCAtcattacacattttgcatgtcGTGGTCGAACAGATAAGAGGACCGAACTCAACCtcaagcagagtgtgggtttcgagtcacggtcatgacacttgcatCCATGATTGCTTTGTTCGGTTGGGACAGTAAGACGTAGGTCCCGTGTACTGGTATAGTGCGCATGAAATAACCAATGCAAAACCTTGCATGGAAGAGTATAtaggtgtttctggttcacatctAGCAAGCAGCCTTGTTACAGGTTttctcaggcttgtgagctacagtgagTAAGCTCATTTCGGATACATTATTGTATTCATTACCAGAAGTATTTAATACTAATTTGTTATTGGTCAATTATTATCATCCCCAATCCTGTCCTCCTCATCCCCACATTGTCAGTCCTACCCCATCACCATCACCGTATTATGTGCCATAGGCTTACGTCTTGCTTATTTCTTCCAGACGATAATTTTCTTGCTACTTCGCTATCTCCAAACGTCCATCAGTAACGCCTTCACCATGGGTGATCCAGAGAAGACGGCCCCTGGGTGGATACTAGACAAACTTCCCTTCTCAGACACTGAAAGTTCCAAACCAAAAAAGAGAAAGCCCAAGAAAAAAGACGATGTAGAGGATCAGGATACTGAGAGTGATGAAGAGAGTTTCGGTATTGAATACTCACCGCAGGGACCAGACTGGAATGAAGAGGAGAGACCCCTCGCTCAGAAGGAACCCCGAGGTGGGGGTGGAGCACCCCGAGGTGGGGGTAGGGGTGGAGGTGGAAGCCGGAGGGATAGAGacgaagatgatgatgatgatgatgaaccgGTTTATGAAAATGTACCAGGAGGGCAAGGATTCGGAGGGCTAGAAGACTTTGATTTGGATGATATGATGGGTGGTTTTGAATTCCCAGAACTCCCAGAACTCCCAGAACTCCCAGAACTCCCAGAACGGCCACAATTTGGGCACAAGAACAAGGGGGAAAAGAGTTCAAAACCCGACAAGAATTCAAGGTCAGACAAAGCCAAGTCAGATAAGAATTCGAGGTCGGACAAGAATTCGAAGTCAGGTACGAATTCGAAGTCTGATAAAAATTCAAAGTCAGATAAGAGTACGAAATCAGACAAGGGACCAGCTAAGCAATCTGGAGGGTCGCCGCAGAAATCTCCCGCATCAACCAAGAAGTCTCCTGGATCAACCAAGAAGTCTCCTGGATCAACCAAGAAGTCTCCTGGATCAACAAATAAATCTCCTGGATCAACAAAGAAATCCCCTGGATCAACGAAGAAATCAACTGGAGCAAAGAAATCTCCAGGATCAACTAAGAAATCTCCAGGATCAACAAAGAAATCGACAGGAGCAAAGAAATCTCCAGGATCAGCAAAGAAATCTCCAGGATCAGCTAATAAATCGACAGTAGCAAAGAAATCTCCAGGATCAGCTAAGAAATCTCCAGGATCAGCTAAGAAATCGACAGGAGCAAAGAAATCTCCAGGATCAGCTAAGAAATCGACAGTAGCAAAGAAATCTCCAGGATCAGCTAAGAAATCGACAGGAGCAAGGAAGAAATCCCCGGGTGGAAAGAAG includes the following:
- the LOC117292660 gene encoding uncharacterized protein LOC117292660 translates to MAILLVNITEKGRKRLCDVLLTLHWLCAMCGMSIIVVGLYIRIRIAAKMNLVEGYNGNTLPLMLIFVGACTAVIDLAGGKLCNSVGDLSRRQVLRRLLLPYLLLLVCLNVCIFISACTCFANRRQLHHSFTAGLGKAMDNYKDNSTAKAEIDRLQIEFECCGNSGYEDWFDLQWISNEFLDMENSNVQSKISDGKYLNDDVPYSCCSSNSARPCIHHHVHDNEQHFKYDYRTGLTLHRRGCKTALMDYFNVRLNRIGLMIMLIFLIQTIIFLLLRYLQTSISNAFTMGDPEKTAPGWILDKLPFSDTESSKPKKRKPKKKDDVEDQDTESDEESFGIEYSPQGPDWNEEERPLAQKEPRGGELPELPERPQFGHKNKGEKSSKPDKNSRSDKAKSDKNSRSDKNSKSGTNSKSDKNSKSDKSTKSDKGPAKQSGGSPQKSPASTKKSPGSTKKSPGSTKKSPGSTNKSPGSTKKSPGSTKKSTGAKKSPGSTKKSPGSTKKSTGAKKSPGSAKKSPGSANKSTVAKKSPGSAKKSPGSAKKSTGAKKSPGSAKKSTVAKKSPGSAKKSTGARKKSPGGKKKSPHGKKKSPHGKKKSPGGKKKSPGGKKKSPGGKKKSPGGKKKVHAGKKKSPGGKKKVHAGKKKSPGGKKKVHAGKKKHPGGKKKVHAGKKKPPGGKKKCHVGGKKPKGPKMKSKNNNIEDDDSVYWSDSSSDDSDYSGSDCSLTPLLSLSNNRNEVMYDSKLTSIQRRSRRFRIPETAYIEIEGTKRLHGGFFKGERC